One part of the Musa acuminata AAA Group cultivar baxijiao chromosome BXJ1-5, Cavendish_Baxijiao_AAA, whole genome shotgun sequence genome encodes these proteins:
- the LOC135674746 gene encoding gibberellin receptor GID1C-like: MAGSNEVNANESKMAVPLNTWVLISNFKLAYNMLRRPDGTFDRHLAEFLDRKVPANATPVNGVISFDVLIGRTSKLLSRIYRPAPSTSAAVPLLADLYQPPSADPFPVIIFFHGGSFAHSSSNSAIYDSLCRRFVSLCGAVVVSVNYRRSPEYKYPCAYDDGWAALKWASAEPWLQSGKDAKFRVFLAGDSSGGNIAHHVAIRAAESGIEVSGNILLNPMFGGNCRTESEKRLDGKYFVTIRDRDWYWKAYLPEGADRDHPACNPFGPNAAKLDGLPFTKSLIIVAGLDLVQDWQLAYAEGLKKAGHSVKLVYREQATIGFYLLPNTDHFYQVMDEIKNFVMANVQ; the protein is encoded by the exons ATGGCCGGAAGCAACGAGGTTAATGCCAATGAGTCGAAG ATGGCGGTTCCCCTCAACACCTGGGTCCTCATCTCCAACTTCAAGCTGGCCTACAACATGCTGCGCCGCCCCGACGGCACCTTCGACCGCCACCTCGCCGAATTCCTCGACCGCAAGGTCCCTGCCAATGCCACCCCTGTCAATGGCGTCATCTCGTTCGATGTCCTCATCGGCCGCACCAGTAAACTGCTTTCACGCATCTACCGCCCTGCCCCCTCCACCTCAGCCGCCGTTCCTCTCCTCGCCGACCTCTATCAGCCGCCCTCTGCTGACCCCTTTCCGGTCATCATCTTCTTCCACGGCGGAAGTTTTGCCCATTCCTCATCCAACAGCGCCATCTACGACTCACTCTGCCGCCGGTTCGTCTCCCTATGCGGCGCAGTCGTCGTGTCCGTCAATTACCGCCGGTCACCCGAGTACAAGTATCCCTGCGCTTACGACGATGGGTGGGCTGCCCTTAAGTGGGCTTCTGCGGAGCCGTGGCTTCAAAGCGGAAAGGATGCCAAGTTTCGGGTGTTCCTCGCAGGGGACAGTTCTGGAGGAAACATCGCACACCATGTGGCCATCAGGGCAGCGGAGTCAGGAATCGAGGTCTCCGGCAACATTCTCCTTAACCCCATGTTTGGTGGAAACTGTAGGACGGAGTCAGAGAAGAGGTTGGACGGCAAATACTTCGTCACTATTAGGGACAGAGATTGGTATTGGAAAGCGTATCTCCCCGAGGGGGCAGATAGAGACCACCCGGCTTGCAATCCCTTCGGCCCCAACGCAGCGAAGCTGGATGGTCTTCCCTTCACAAAGAGCCTCATTATAGTGGCAGGATTGGATCTTGTTCAGGACTGGCAATTGGCGTATGCCGAAGGGTTGAAGAAGGCCGGCCATTCTGTGAAGCTTGTGTACCGGGAACAGGCCACCATCGGATTCTACTTGTTGCCAAACACTGATCATTTTTACCAAGTGATGGATGAGATCAAGAACTTTGTCATGGCTAACGTGCAGTGA
- the LOC103986246 gene encoding serine/arginine-rich SC35-like splicing factor SCL28 produces MGRHRSRSVSPRRFSRSPPRRKRYDDPRERFRGGGGGGGGRDYRDRRSSGPSGLLIRNVALDARSEDLRIPFERFGPVKDVYLPKNYYTGEPRGFGFVKFRYAEDAAVAKQHMNHQIICGREISIVYAEENRKTPQEMRMSARISERYMGGSYRRRSPPRSPGRRRRSYSRSLSPPRRESRDHDRSTRDDYYSPPRSISRSPDDRDHGLHHQSSSPKGNGRSPSRSRSYSPR; encoded by the exons ATGGGGCGACATCGAAGCCGGAGCGTCAGCCCGCGGCGGTTCAGCCGGAGCCCTCCGCGCCGTAAGCGCTACGACGACCCCCGCGAACGGTTccgcggcggcggtggtggcggcggcggacgGGACTACAGGGATCGCCGCTCCTCCGGCCCCTCCGGCCTCCTCATCCGGAACGTCGCCCTCGACGCTAG GTCGGAGGATCTTCGTATTCCCTTTGAGCGCTTTGGCCCTGTGAAGGATGTCTACCTTCCAAAAAATTACTATACAGG AGAGCCACGAGGCTTTGGATTTGTCAAGTTCCGTTATGCTGAAGATGCTGCTGTAGCTAAGCAGCATATGAATCATCAGATTATTTGTGGGCGTGAGATCTCAATTGTATACGCTGAAGAAAATCGAAAAACTCCACAGGAAATGCGTATGAGTGCAAGGATTAG TGAAAGATACATGGGAGGAAGCTACAGGAGACGATCTCCACCGAGATCTCCTGGTCGACGACGTCGCT CATATTCACGTTCACTTTCTCCACCAAGACGAGAGTCAAG GGACCATGACAGGAGTACACGTGATGATTACTACTCTCCGCCAAGATCCATCTCCCGATCTCCTGATGATAGGGATCATGGGTTGCATCATCAGTCTTCGAGTCCCAAGGGCAATGGACGAAGCCCATCTAGGTCTCGTTCGTACAG CCCTCGATGA
- the LOC135674749 gene encoding phosphatidylinositol 4-kinase gamma 8-like — MPTNPSLRPSLMAVAVDHCHGFKPPIWSRRCRLRSFPHPNPPLLDPEPAAPGLPLRRTPKFCRSLSTPCLYSTSAIGPDEPRRDHTARIEIVAGRQSRTIHALVAEAAIALAFGATPVPVSEGLSAAHYLFNRFGQSFAVVKPVDEEAPALSAVGRPSWKHSTHASETGVREVAAHLLDHDGFAGVPPTALIVISRPISGSSQGDPTAPLANQTPERKIASIQRFMPHDFDAGELGPSRFSVSSVHRIGILDVRLLNVDRHAGNILVKKGSGGGCYDGCTGDSMAELVPIDHGLCLPELLDDPYFEWLHWPQASVPFFESEAEYVASLDPFGDAELLRVELPSLRESSLRILVICTIFLKRAVVAGLCLADIGHMMTREFSGLEEGPSEFEALCKRVEDCMKNTTLSPEDDGNEEVSSGDETSEVQFDMDDADGSGAEDALDVALLLGKDRKKDYASENGDGSDEGSVTEHKLGGFGKSFSFSVAYFDHDGSRSISFEGLNEEEWSLFLERFEDLLPEALEARKSMGLKQRLGTSCRF; from the coding sequence ATGCCTACCAACCCTTCGTTGAGACCATCTCTCATGGCTGTCGCTGTCGATCACTGCCATGGCTTCAAGCCCCCGATTTGGAGCCGCCGATGCCGTCTCCGCTCCTTCCCCCACCCCAACCCGCCCCTCCTCGACCCCGAGCCGGCTGCCCCTGGCCTTCCCCTTCGGCGCACCCCAAAGTTCTGCCGAAGCCTCTCCACCCCCTGCCTCTACTCCACCAGCGCCATCGGCCCCGACGAGCCCAGGCGCGACCACACCGCCCGCATTGAGATCGTCGCCGGACGGCAGTCGCGCACCATCCACGCCCTGGTCGCCGAAGCGGCCATCGCGTTGGCCTTCGGCGCCACGCCGGTCCCCGTCTCCGAAGGGCTCAGCGCGGCGCACTACCTGTTCAATCGCTTCGGGCAGAGCTTCGCGGTCGTCAAGCCTGTCGACGAGGAAGCGCCGGCCCTGAGCGCCGTCGGCCGCCCCAGCTGGAAGCACTCGACGCACGCTAGTGAGACGGGAGTCCGCGAAGTCGCCGCTCACCTCCTCGATCACGACGGGTTCGCTGGCGTCCCGCCCACAGCCCTCATCGTGATATCCCGGCCAATCTCCGGTTCCTCCCAAGGCGATCCCACCGCACCGCTCGCCAACCAGACGCCGGAGAGGAAGATAGCATCGATTCAGCGATTCATGCCGCATGACTTCGACGCGGGCGAGCTCGGGCCGTCGAGGTTCTCCGTCTCGTCCGTGCATCGTATCGGCATCCTCGACGTGCGGCTTCTCAACGTCGATCGCCATGCCGGGAACATCCTCGTCAAGAAAGGGAGCGGTGGCGGCTGTTACGACGGCTGCACCGGTGACTCCATGGCCGAGCTCGTGCCGATCGATCACGGACTCTGCTTGCCCGAGCTGCTCGACGACCCCTACTTCGAGTGGCTCCACTGGCCGCAGGCATCGGTGCCCTTCTTTGAATCGGAGGCAGAGTACGTAGCATCACTAGACCCATTCGGCGACGCCGAGCTCCTCCGAGTAGAGCTGCCATCCCTGCGGGAATCATCCCTAAGAATCCTCGTCATATGCACCATCTTTCTCAAGAGAGCGGTCGTGGCCGGCCTTTGCTTGGCCGACATCGGGCACATGATGACTCGAGAATTCTCCGGCTTAGAGGAAGGCCCCAGTGAGTTCGAGGCCCTCTGCAAGAGAGTGGAGGACTGCATGAAGAACACCACGCTCTCCCCAGAAGACGACGGCAACGAGGAAGTGAGCAGCGGCGACGAGACCTCAGAAGTCCAGTTCGACATGGACGACGCCGACGGGAGCGGCGCCGAGGACGCGCTCGACGTCGCGCTACTGCTTGGGAAGGATCGGAAGAAGGACTATGCCAGTGAGAACGGCGACGGCAGCGACGAAGGTAGCGTGACGGAGCACAAGCTGGGGGGATTCGGCAAGAGCTTCAGCTTCTCGGTGGCATACTTCGACCATGACGGAAGCAGGAGCATATCTTTCGAAGGGTTGAACGAGGAGGAGTGGAGTCTGTTCCTGGAGAGGTTTGAGGATCTCTTGCCCGAAGCATTGGAGGCTAGGAAGAGCATGGGATTGAAACAAAGGCTGGGAACCTCGTGCAGGTTCTGA
- the LOC135674750 gene encoding pentatricopeptide repeat-containing protein At4g14170-like, translated as MRISMTDAANLLSYYFHLLHISPSLRHFRHLHARLLRTGLFSNVILSSKLLLSYSRRRRLLPCALSVFLHMPRRNSHSWNTLIAELSRSGRPLEAIGFFHRMRSSGVPVDEFTFPPVLRSCAGSSDAAAGMSVHGVSVKSGAESSIFVASALVFFYMALSRTSDARQLFDGMPEKDAVLWTSMLSGYAQNGDSASALAFFRKMVDGGLQLDHVVLVSLLLACGQSGSIRHGKSAHACCVRRGLGSPLALCNALVDMYVKSGDFGAAERVFHGMPARDVISWTALILGHGLNGHADVALKLFDEMCTQGIQPNSVTFLGVLSACGHGGLVEKAWGFFGSMRQCGIEPELKHFACVADALAKAGRLVEAERFVAEMPMEPDEAILGALLAGCRVHGDTEVGDRVSKRLMRMRPAKSGYYMSVANMYADAGRYSDAERVREFMKERSVNKQIGYSSVESES; from the coding sequence ATGCGCATCAGCATGACCGACGCCGCCAACCTCCTCTCCTACTACTTTCACCTCCTCCATATCTCCCCCTCCCTTCGCCACTTTCGCCACCTCCATGCCCGCCTCCTCCGCACCGGCCTCTTCTCCAACGTCATCCTCTCCTCCAAGCTCCTCCTCTCCTACTCCCGTCGTCGCCGCCTCCTCCCCTGCGCCCTCTCCGTCTTCCTCCACATGCCCCGCCGCAATTCCCACTCCTGGAACACCCTCATCGCCGAGCTCTCCCGCTCCGGCCGCCCCCTCGAAGCCATCGGCTTCTTCCACAGGATGCGCTCCTCCGGCGTGCCCGTCGACGAGTTCACCTTCCCGCCCGTCCTCCGCTCCTGCGCCGGCTCGAGCGACGCCGCCGCCGGAATGTCCGTCCACGGCGTGTCCGTCAAGTCGGGAGCAGAGAGCAGCATCTTCGTCGCCTCGGCGTTGGTCTTCTTCTACATGGCACTGTCGCGGACATCCGACGCACGACAGCTGTTCGATGGAATGCCGGAGAAGGACGCGGTGTTGTGGACGTCGATGCTGTCGGGGTATGCCCAGAACGGGGATTCGGCGTCAGCCTTGGCGTTCTTCAGGAAGATGGTGGACGGTGGGCTGCAACTTGACCATGTGGTGTTGGTGAGCTTGCTGTTGGCCTGCGGGCAGTCGGGATCGATCAGGCACGGGAAGAGTGCGCACGCCTGTTGCGTTCGTCGGGGCTTAGGGTCGCCGTTGGCATTATGCAATGCTCTCGTGGACATGTACGTGAAGTCCGGAGATTTTGGCGCCGCCGAGAGGGTCTTCCATGGCATGCCCGCCCGGGATGTGATCTCATGGACCGCTCTGATACTCGGCCACGGACTGAACGGCCATGCAGATGTTGCCCTGAAGCTGTTCGACGAAATGTGCACGCAAGGGATACAGCCAAATTCGGTAACTTTTCTTGGGGTGCTGTCGGCGTGCGGGCATGGAGGGCTTGTGGAGAAGGCATGGGGTTTCTTTGGTTCGATGAGACAGTGTGGCATAGAGCCGGAGCTGAAGCATTTCGCCTGTGTGGCCGACGCGTTGGCGAAGGCCGGCCGGTTGGTGGAGGCGGAGAGGTTCGTGGCGGAGATGCCGATGGAGCCGGATGAGGCCATACTGGGAGCTCTGTTAGCGGGCTGCAGAGTGCACGGCGACACGGAGGTAGGAGACAGAGTGTCGAAGAGACTGATGAGGATGCGCCCGGCGAAGAGTGGTTACTACATGAGCGTAGCAAACATGTATGCAGATGCTGGCAGATACAGCGATGCAGAGAGAGTGAGGGAATTCATGAAGGAAAGGAGTGTGAACAAGCAGATTGGATATAGCTCAGTCGAATCGGAAAGTTAG
- the LOC103986245 gene encoding transcription factor MYBC1, with protein MREEEEEEENNWFARWEEQLPSPEELMPLSQTLITPELALAFDITAAGAANGNLNPALFPQPPAPPQPAACSHPAPPLSSDFESSASAAAGSGGGDEPARTLKRPRLVWTPQLHKRFVDAVAHLGIKNAVPKTIMQLMSVDGLTRENVASHLQKYRLYLKRMQGLSTSGGGPISAADAATDQLFASAPVPHQFLSRGPAAGPEPFLPYVPTAALQHQQQITAAMQQQQHQQQYYHQRHLGHFGSSTGGFDHGFLNRGMPQPAMHQMVGPAPGTGFLQLTPPPAALSVDDLEPARREDGSERKVLTLFPDR; from the coding sequence atgagggaggaggaggaggaggaagagaacaaCTGGTTCGCTCGCTGGGAGGAGCAGCTGCCGTCGCCCGAGGAGCTCATGCCACTCTCCCAGACCCTCATCACCCCAGAGCTCGCCCTCGCCTTCGACATCACCGCCGCCGGCGCCGCCAATGGCAATCTCAACCCCGCCCTCTTTCCCCAGCCGCCGGCCCCGCCCCAGCCCGCCGCTTGCTCCCACCCGGCCCCGCCTCTCTCCTCCGATTTCGAGTCCTCCGCCTCGGCCGCCGCCGGAAGCGGCGGGGGCGACGAGCCGGCGCGGACCCTCAAGCGGCCGCGCCTCGTCTGGACGCCGCAGCTTCACAAACGGTTCGTGGACGCCGTGGCCCACCTTGGTATCAAGAACGCCGTCCCCAAGACCATAATGCAGCTGATGAGCGTGGACGGGCTCACCCGCGAGAACGTGGCCAGCCACCTCCAGAAGTACCGCCTCTACCTCAAGCGCATGCAGGGCCTCAGCACCTCTGGCGGCGGCCCGATTTCCGCCGCCGACGCCGCCACCGACCAGCTCTTCGCCAGCGCCCCCGTGCCACACCAGTTCCTCAGCCGCGGGCCGGCCGCGGGTCCCGAGCCGTTCCTGCCGTACGTGCCGACGGCAGCGCTGCAGCACCAGCAGCAGATCACGGCGGCCATGCAGCAACAGCAGCATCAGCAGCAGTACTACCACCAGAGGCATCTGGGGCATTTCGGATCGTCAACGGGTGGGTTTGACCACGGATTCCTGAATCGGGGAATGCCGCAACCAGCGATGCATCAGATGGTAGGACCGGCCCCGGGGACGGGGTTTCTGCAGTTGACACCGCCACCGGCCGCTCTATCCGTGGACGATTTGGAGCCTGCCAGAAGAGAAGACGGCAGTGAGAGGAAGGTGCTGACGCTTTTTCCCGACCGATGA
- the LOC135674752 gene encoding glutathione transferase GST 23-like yields MDQPPSSVKLLGSWADSHTHRVQLALKLKGLEFEYQEEDFINPSPALLLHNPVYKKVPALLHGGRSIVESVVILQYIDETWTDNPIMPADPFERAVTRFWCHFTDDKLAPAVGLVFSSSGEGQKAAVDQVHENLKLLERELKDGAFKGRRFFGGDKIGLLDIVLGCGSYWLAVFEEVMEVKLIDPESFPVFHAWLRDFEEQQEVKETIPAIDRLLEYARGIRQMMLSLSNSSSSSSINNAAASSG; encoded by the exons ATGGATCAACCACCCTCCTCTGTGAAGCTCCTGGGCTCGTGGGCGGACTCCCACACCCACCGCGTCCAGCTCGCCCTCAAGCTCAAGGGCTTGGAGTTCGAGTACCAGGAGGAGGACTTCATCAACCCCAGCCCCGCCCTCCTCCTCCACAACCCAGTCTACAAGAAGGTCCCCGCCCTCCTCCACGGTGGCCGCTCCATCGTCGAGTCCGTCGTCATCCTCCAGTACATCGACGAGACCTGGACCGACAACCCCATCATGCCCGCCGACCCCTTCGAGCGCGCCGTCACCCGCTTCTGGTGCCACTTCACCGACGATAAG CTTGCCCCAGCGGTGGGCTTGGTGTTTTCGTCGTCGGGCGAAGGCCAGAAGGCGGCCGTCGACCAAGTCCACGAGAACCTGAAGCTGCTGGAGCGCGAGCTAAAAGACGGAGCTTTCAAAGGGAGGAGGTTCTTCGGCGGCGACAAGATCGGCTTGCTCGACATCGTCCTCGGGTGCGGCTCCTACTGGCTGGCCGTCTTCGAGGAAGTCATGGAGGTGAAGCTCATCGACCCTGAATCCTTCCCCGTCTTCCATGCATGGCTGCGAGACTTCGAGGAGCAACAGGAGGTGAAGGAGACGATCCCGGCCATCGACAGGCTGCTCGAGTACGCCAGAGGCATTCGGCAAATGATGCTGAGcctcagcaacagcagcagcagcagtagcatcAACAATGCCGCTGCTAGCAGTGGCTGA
- the LOC103986242 gene encoding probable mediator of RNA polymerase II transcription subunit 26b isoform X1 yields the protein MASLPGSVDYWRKFFRSADSDIFGVMEHAIVVAASDYPEEFRSRRDGLVEKFFTALLPRCLGCDRVDPRGAEVEEGRGSVRRVGEKENKVDSSNDGPDSSTRVVSNYTYDEAEALTEEIEEEGQIVEEVLSIKEILANHHEESDNVLFELLRRLQLMELSVDVLKVTEIGRAVNGLRKHNSQQIRHLVRALIDGWKVLVDEWVSATSAIADNSPDSVNPSIVDDEEGLPSPPLDEGALFTAQTTSIRLSEFFDGMDDDGNFRNNWEFDKKWQNRRRPTGNCETVRIQQPIQQLDIVEEENVEMRRQEAQRSILPEENIRRQESQQLAISEEKLHNNRQELETRQSKPHNISIEQAKSQSIMSKQSKPVIAESGPGRPVKYTSELNVCSKVKPGPRQDTATLRRKPPMIPQNEPMYFEEASVRAKLEFAKRKLHEGYRQAENAKKQRTIQVMELHDIPKQAHNRLLWNKMLSFGVQSSLLLLHQSGIDEDIVTYHIVSCY from the exons ATGGCGAGCTTGCCCGGTTCGGTTGACTACTGGAGGAAGTTCTTCCGGAGCGCCGACTCTGATATATTCGGAGTGATGGAGCACGCGATCGTCGTCGCGGCGTCGGATTACCCCGAGGAGTTCAGGAGCAGAAGGGATGGGCTCGTGGAGAAGTTCTTCACTGCGCTGCTGCCGCGGTGCCTCGGCTGCGACCGCGTCGACCCGCGAGGGGCAGAGGTAGAGGAGGGGCGTGGCAGCGTGAGGAGGGTCGGGGAGAAGGAGAACAAGGTGGATAGCAGCAACGACGGGCCCGACTCGTCTACTAGGGTGGTGAGCAATTACACGTACGACGAGGCGGAGGCGCTCACCGAAGAGATCGAAGAGGAAGGCCAAATCGTCGAAGAGGTGCTGAGTATAAAGGAGATCCTCGCCAACCACCATGAGGAG TCTGATAATGTCCTGTTCGAGTTGTTGAGGCGGCTGCAACTGATGGAACTTTCTGTCGATGTTCTGAAG GTGACCGAGATTGGAAGGGCTGTGAATGGCCTGCGCAAACACAACTCACAGCAAATTCGCCACCTAGTTCGCGCTCTGATCGA TGGTTGGAAGGTTTTGGTTGATGAATGGGTCAGTGCTACCAGTGCCATTGCTG ATAACTCTCCGGACTCTGTAAATCCTTCTATCGTCGATGATGAGGAAGGGCTTCCTTCTCCCCCATTAGATGAGGGAGCTCTATTTACTGCTCAGACAACTTCCATCCGACTCTCGGAG TTCTTTGATGGAATGGATGATGATGGAA ATTTCAGAAATAATTGGGAGTTCGATAAGAAGTGGCAGAATAGGCGGAGGCCTACGGGCAATTGTGAAACGGTAAGAATACAACAACCTATCCAACAATTAGATATTGTAGAAGAGGAAAATGTAGAGATGAGGAGGCAAGAAGCACAGCGATCCATTTTGCCAGAAGAGAATATAAGGAGGCAAGAATCACAACAGTTAGCTATATCAGAAGAGAAGCTACACAATAATAGACAAGAACTCGAAACGAGGCAGTCAAAGCCACACAATATCTCTATAGAGCAAGCAAAGTCCCAAAGCATCATGAGCAAACAAAGCAAGCCTGTGATTGCTGAATCCGGGCCTGGCAGACCAGTAAAGTATACCTCTGAGCTGAATGTATGCAGCAAGGTGAAACCTGGACCACGACAAGATACTGCGACACTTCGAAGGAAGCCACCAATGATTCCACAAAAT GAGCCGATGTACTTTGAGGAGGCCTCGGTCAGGGCTAAGCTGGAATTCGCAAAGCGAAAGCTTCATGAAGGTTACCGACAAGCAGAAAATG CCAAGAAGCAGCGGACGATACAAGTTATGGAGTTGCATGATATTCCGAAGCAGGCACACAACA GGTTGCTTTGGAACAAGATGCTAAGCTTTGGAGTTCAATCTAGTCTTCTCTTACTGCATCAGTCCGGGATCGACGAAGACATCGTTACATATCATATTGTTTCTTGTTACTGA
- the LOC103986242 gene encoding probable mediator of RNA polymerase II transcription subunit 26b isoform X2 — MASLPGSVDYWRKFFRSADSDIFGVMEHAIVVAASDYPEEFRSRRDGLVEKFFTALLPRCLGCDRVDPRGAEVEEGRGSVRRVGEKENKVDSSNDGPDSSTRVVSNYTYDEAEALTEEIEEEGQIVEEVLSIKEILANHHEESDNVLFELLRRLQLMELSVDVLKVTEIGRAVNGLRKHNSQQIRHLVRALIDGWKVLVDEWVSATSAIADNSPDSVNPSIVDDEEGLPSPPLDEGALFTAQTTSIRLSEFFDGMDDDGNFRNNWEFDKKWQNRRRPTGNCETVRIQQPIQQLDIVEEENVEMRRQEAQRSILPEENIRRQESQQLAISEEKLHNNRQELETRQSKPHNISIEQAKSQSIMSKQSKPVIAESGPGRPVKYTSELNVCSKVKPGPRQDTATLRRKPPMIPQNEPMYFEEASVRAKLEFAKRKLHEGYRQAENAKKQRTIQVMELHDIPKQAHNSRQPILKSKNHFRNWANGWH; from the exons ATGGCGAGCTTGCCCGGTTCGGTTGACTACTGGAGGAAGTTCTTCCGGAGCGCCGACTCTGATATATTCGGAGTGATGGAGCACGCGATCGTCGTCGCGGCGTCGGATTACCCCGAGGAGTTCAGGAGCAGAAGGGATGGGCTCGTGGAGAAGTTCTTCACTGCGCTGCTGCCGCGGTGCCTCGGCTGCGACCGCGTCGACCCGCGAGGGGCAGAGGTAGAGGAGGGGCGTGGCAGCGTGAGGAGGGTCGGGGAGAAGGAGAACAAGGTGGATAGCAGCAACGACGGGCCCGACTCGTCTACTAGGGTGGTGAGCAATTACACGTACGACGAGGCGGAGGCGCTCACCGAAGAGATCGAAGAGGAAGGCCAAATCGTCGAAGAGGTGCTGAGTATAAAGGAGATCCTCGCCAACCACCATGAGGAG TCTGATAATGTCCTGTTCGAGTTGTTGAGGCGGCTGCAACTGATGGAACTTTCTGTCGATGTTCTGAAG GTGACCGAGATTGGAAGGGCTGTGAATGGCCTGCGCAAACACAACTCACAGCAAATTCGCCACCTAGTTCGCGCTCTGATCGA TGGTTGGAAGGTTTTGGTTGATGAATGGGTCAGTGCTACCAGTGCCATTGCTG ATAACTCTCCGGACTCTGTAAATCCTTCTATCGTCGATGATGAGGAAGGGCTTCCTTCTCCCCCATTAGATGAGGGAGCTCTATTTACTGCTCAGACAACTTCCATCCGACTCTCGGAG TTCTTTGATGGAATGGATGATGATGGAA ATTTCAGAAATAATTGGGAGTTCGATAAGAAGTGGCAGAATAGGCGGAGGCCTACGGGCAATTGTGAAACGGTAAGAATACAACAACCTATCCAACAATTAGATATTGTAGAAGAGGAAAATGTAGAGATGAGGAGGCAAGAAGCACAGCGATCCATTTTGCCAGAAGAGAATATAAGGAGGCAAGAATCACAACAGTTAGCTATATCAGAAGAGAAGCTACACAATAATAGACAAGAACTCGAAACGAGGCAGTCAAAGCCACACAATATCTCTATAGAGCAAGCAAAGTCCCAAAGCATCATGAGCAAACAAAGCAAGCCTGTGATTGCTGAATCCGGGCCTGGCAGACCAGTAAAGTATACCTCTGAGCTGAATGTATGCAGCAAGGTGAAACCTGGACCACGACAAGATACTGCGACACTTCGAAGGAAGCCACCAATGATTCCACAAAAT GAGCCGATGTACTTTGAGGAGGCCTCGGTCAGGGCTAAGCTGGAATTCGCAAAGCGAAAGCTTCATGAAGGTTACCGACAAGCAGAAAATG CCAAGAAGCAGCGGACGATACAAGTTATGGAGTTGCATGATATTCCGAAGCAGGCACACAACAGTAGGCAGCCTATTCTGAAATCCaaaaatcactttagaaattGGGCAAATGGGTGGCACTAG